From the Deinococcus gobiensis I-0 genome, the window TAGCGGCATCCTCCGGGTCCAGGTCGCCGCGCGCCACCGCCAGGGCCTCCCGGTAGCCCAGGGCCTGCCAGGCGGTCGGGCGCGGCTCGCGCAGCGGGTCCACCTGCCCGGCGAGCCACTGCGCCTCCTCCGGCCAGCCGCCCGCGAGCATGGCGCGCGTGCGCTCCGCGACGCGGGCAGTCAGCTCGGCGTCCTCGGGGGAAAAGGCCACCACGCGGTACGCGAAGGCGGGCGGCGCATGCCCGAACTCGCCGGGGTACTTGCCGGTGCGGCGGCGGATTTCCAGGGCGCGCACCACCCGGCGCGGGTTGCGCTCCATGCGCGCGGCCTCGGCCGGGTTCTCGGCGGCGATGTCCGCGAGCAGGGCGTCCAGGCCCCGCGCCTCCAGCTCGGCCTCGACCAGGGTGCGGGCCGCCACGTCGGCGGGCGGGGTCAGCGGCAGGCCCCGCGTGAGGGCCGTGAGGTAGAAGCCGGTGCCCCCGACCACCAGGGGCCGCGCCCCGCGCGCCAGGATGTCCGCGATGGCTCTCTCGGCCGCGCGGGTGTAGTCGGCCACGCTGTAGTCATCAGTCACGTCGGCCACGTCCAGCAGGTGGTGGGGCACGGCGGCGCGCTCGGCAGCGGACGGTTTGGCCGTGCCGATGTCCAGGCCCCGGTAGACCGTGAAGGCGTCGGCGGCGACGATCTCGACCGGCAGCCCGGCGGCGGCGCTCTGCCGGGCCAGGTCCAGGGCCAGCGCCGTCTTGCCCGAGGCGGTGGGGGCAGTCAGGATGGGGATGGGGGCAGGAAGGAGCGGAGGCACGCCAGCGCATTGTGCCCGCTGACGGCGGCGCAGTGCTACGGTGGAGGCATGAACGAGCCGGTGCTTTCCAGGCTGCAACACCTCATGTCCCTGCGCGAGGAGGTCGAGTCACTGAGCCGGGGTGGGCGCTGGGTTCCGGCCGCCGACTGGTGCGACGCGGGCACCCACCTCGAACTGTGGGTGGACGTGCCCGGCGTGGCCGCCGAGAGCCTGACCCTGAGCGAGGAGGGCCAGCACGTGACCGTTTCCGGCGAGCGCGAGCCCCTGACCCGCCTGATCTCCGGCGACCGGCCGGGCGGCCATTTCGACCTGACCCTGACCTTCCCCGAGGAGGTGCTGCCCCAAAGCGGGCAGGCCAGCCTCGCCCAGGGCGTGCTGACCGTACGCTTCGAGAAACGCTACCCGACCATCGACGTCCGCAGCGAGCAGCAGGACTGACGCCCGGGGCCTACTGCGCCTGCACCCGCCAGACGCGGCCCTCGCCGTCGTCGGTGACAAGCAGCGCGCCGTCGGGGGCGACCACGAGGTCCACGGGGCGGCCCTGGGCGGTCTGGCCCTTCAGGAAGCCGGTCATGAAGTCGCTGACCTTACCGCTCTTCGGGTCCACCTGCACCACCTTGAAACCGCTCTTGGTGCTGCGGTTCCAGCTGCCGTGCAGGGCGACGAACATCTGGCCCTTGTAGGCCGCCGGGAAGGACCCGCCGTCGTAGAAGGCCAGCCCCAGCGGGGCCGAGTGCGCCGTGGTGAGGGCGAAGGCGGGCGTGGCGTCCTGACACGTGGCGGCGCTCTTGCGGCCGAAGTCCTTGTCCCAGACCTGCGGCTGTCCGGCCTGGGTGGTGTAGCAGTAGGGCCAGCCGTAGAACCCCCCGGCCTTGAGCTTGTAGAAGCCCTCGGGCGGGATGTTGTCCCCGAGCTGGTCGCGGCCGTTGTTGGTGGCGTACAGTGTGCCCCCGTTCCACTCGATGCCCACGGGATTGCGCAGGCCCGTGGCGTAGGGCTTGCCGTTCTTGCCGTCAGCGTCGTAGACCCACACCGAGGCGCGTTTGGTGTCGCTCTCCTCGCACACGTTGCAGGTGCTGCCGGTCGCCACGTACATCTTGCCGTCGGGGCCGAATTCGACTGTGCGCGTCCAGTGGCCGCCGCCGCCCGGCAGGCTCACGAGTTTCTGGGCGCTGCCGGTGGCCTTGGTGTCGCCGGTCTTGTAGGCGAAGCGCACCACGCCGTCGGTGTTGGCGACGTACAGATAACCATTGTGGAAGGCCAGCCCGTGCGGCTGATTCAGGCCCGAGGCGAAGGTCGCCTTGCTGTCGGCTTTGCCATCCTTGTTGCGGTCGGGCAGCACGAGCACGGTCCCCGAGCGCGGCTCGCTCAGGAAGATGTCGCCGTTGGGGGCCACCGCCATGAAACGCGGTTGCGAGAGCCCCTCGGCGTACAGGGACACCTTGAAGCCGTCGGGCACCTTGAGGTCGGGGGTCTGCGCGCTCGCCACACCCAGGCCCGAGGTCGCCAGGGCAGCCGCCATCCACAGCAGTTTTCGCATGATGGCATCTGAGCACGCGGCGGTGAGAGGGAGGCGGGAGGCGGGTGAAGGCCCGGCAGACCTAGCGGCCCAGCAGCAGCGACACCCCGACCCCGACCACCACGACGAGCAGCACCCCCTGCAAGAAGGTGAGGCCCACCCACGCGAAGCCACGTGCCCGCTGGGGATATGTCTCCCGGAACCACAGGGTCGCCAGGGCCCAGCCCAGTAGCAGCGGCGGAAACAGCACGGTCGCCAGCAACAGCGCGAGTTTCTGCCCGGAGGTGAAGGGCGCGTCTTCGGAGGAGAACATGTCTGCACTACGGCGCGGGACGGGCCAGAGTTGCCCGCGCCGCCCTCAGATCGCCCGGTTCAGTGCCGCTCGGTCGGCAGGTAGTCGAAGCGCGCCCCCAGCGCCTCCAGGTGCCCGAAGAACTGCGGATAGCTCTTGCGGATGTGGTGCGCGCCGGTAATCCGGACGGGCGCGTCGGCCTTCAGGCCCAGCAGGGTCAGCAGCATGATCATGCGGTGGTCGCCGTGGCCGTCGGCGGTGACGTCGCCGGCCAGCCGGGGCGCGCCCGTGATGCTCAGGCTGTCGGCCGTCTCGGAGACTTCCAGACCCAGGCGCTGCAACTCGCGGCGCGTGTCGCTGATGCGGTCGCATTCCTTGAGGCGCAGGGTCGCCACGTTCTCCCAGGTGGTCGTGCCCCCGGCGAGCGCGGCGGCGGCGCTCAGGGCCTGCACCGCGTCGGTGAAGCCGTCGCCGTCGCGCGTGACCGCGCGCAGGGGCCGCCCGCCGCGCACCGTGACCGCGTCGCCCGCGCGGGTGAGGTCGGCGCCCATCTCGCGCAGCACGTCCAGCGCCTCGCGCTCGCCCTGGAGGTCGTGTTCGCGCAGGTTCGAGAGCCGGACCTCGCCGGGCAGCAGCGCCGCCGCCGCGAGAATCGCCGCCGAGCCCGGGTAGTCGCCGGGCACGAGCACCCGCCCCGGCCGGTAGCGCTGCCCACCGGGAACCGAGATGCGGCTGAGGTCGTCGCTAGCACTGGCCCGCACCCCGAAGGCCTCCAGCGTATCGAGGGTCTGGCGCAGCGGCGCGTGGCTCTTGATGTCGCCAGTCAGGTGCAGGTCGAGGCCGCCGGGCAGCAGCGGGGCCAGGAACATCAGGGCGGAGGCGTACTGGCTGCTGCGCTCGGCACTGACCTGGGCGGCGCCGCCGCGCACCGGCCCGCTGATCGAGAGGGGCAGGCGACCGTCCTCGCTCTCGACCCGCGCCCCCAGGCGCGAGAGGGCTTCGAGCAGGTCGCCCTGAGGGCGGCGGCCCAGCGAGTCGGGGTAGTCGGTGACGAAGGTGGTGCCGGTGGTCAGGGCCGCCACGCCCATCAGGAAGCGCGCGACCGCGCCCGCGTTGCCGGGGTTCAGGGTGACGCCGGGCCGGGGCGAGGCGCCGAAGCCGCGCACGACCACGTCGTCGCCGATATGGGTGATCCCCGCGCCCCAGTCCGCGAGGCAGCGCAGCATGGCGTGGGCGTCCTCACTGGTGGCGACCCCGACCACGCGGGTTTCGCCGGGCGCGAGGGCCGCCGCGAGCAGGTAGCGGGTCGTGTAGTTCTTGCTGGGCTGGGCGCGCAGCTCGCCGCGCAGCTCGCGCGCCGGGTGCACCACCACGTCGAAGGTTTCCGGCAGGCCGTCCGTGCTCATGGGCCGGAGGCTAGCGCGCGCGGCGAGGGGACCCGGGCAGGCTGCTTAGCGGGGCCGGGCGGCACAGGCGGTCCGGCCGGCCCGGCGGCGTGAGGGAGTCATGGGGACCGCTTGCCGTGGCGGCCAGCCCCCCAGCTGCCGGGCGTGTCCTACCGCGCCGTGTCCTTCTCCGCGGTCATCGCCACGTTGTAGGCCGCCGAGCCGCCGCGCGCGATACTCAGGGTCTGCCACTCCTGACCGCGCAGCGTCCTGACGAGCAGGATGAGCTGGTAGACGTGCCCGCTGTAGTGCGCCACCTGCCGCTGCACGGCCGCCAGGACGCTGTGCGCCTCACCCCGGATGGTCAGCTCGCGGGTCAGGTCGGCGGGGGTCAGGACGTCCAGGGCGTCCAGAAAGACAGCCCAGCCGTCCTCCCAGCGCGCGCGCAGTTCGGCAGGCGCCTCCTGGCCTTCCACGAACTCGGCGTCGCGGTCGCGGCCCGGCGTCTCGCCCTCGGCCCCCGGCGCGTAGCCGCCACGCAGCGCCCCCCAGCGCGAGTGCATGTTGCCTGCCAGGTGCGTGACGAGCACCGCCGCCGAGTTGCCCTCCGGCACGAGCGGGATGTGCCACTCCTCGGCGCGCAGTTGCGAGAGGGCTCCCTCGCCCAGAACCTTGACGCTGCGCATCCGCGCGCGCACGTCGCTCAGGTACAGCTCCGCCACTTCACTCATTTCGTCTCCTCCAGCACGGTGTTCAGCAGGTCGGGCCGGTTGGTGATGATGCCGTCCACGCCCAGCCCCACGAGCCGGCGCATCTCGGCCGGATCGTCGATGGTCCAGACCTGCACCGCCACGCCGCGCGCGTGCATGGCGCGCACGAAAGCGGGCGTGACCACCGTGACCCCGCCGCCGCGCACCGGCACCTGCGCGACCTGCCCCGGCGCGCGGGCGAGGCGCGACAAGCCCACCTTGCTCAGCAGCACCAGGGGCCGCAGCTCGCGCTCGGTCATGCTGGTCAGCACCTCGGGGCACGCGGCGCGGAAGTCGTTCAGGGCCGCGTCGCTGAAACTCGCCACGATGACCCGGCCCGTGGCTCCGGCGGCGCGCAGCTTGCGGCACAGCGGCGCGGCGAGGCTGGGCGACACCTGCTTGATCTCGATGGTCAGGGGCAGGGCCGGCACGTCCCCCAGCAGCTCGTCCACCGTCGCCACCTGCACCCCCCGGCCCCGGAAGGGAAAGCCGCTGGCCCCGGCGGGCGTCAGGCGGTAGCCCGCGTCGGCCGCCCGCACCTGCGCCAGCGTCAGGTCGGCGATGCGGCCCGCGCGGTCGGTCAGGCGGTCCAGCGTCTCGTCGTGCGAGAGGACGAGCGCGCCGTCGCGGGTGGCGTGCATGTCGGTTTCGATCATGCCCACGCCCAGCGCGGCGGCGTTGCGGTAGGCCAGCAGGGTGTTGCTGGGCCACAGCGCCTCGCCGCCCTGGTGCGCGATGTTCAGGGGGCGCGCGCGGAGGTACGGATTGGCCGCCGCTTCCGGTTTCGGTGCCGCGCAGCCGGCCAGAAGCGTGGCCAGGCCCAACAGGGCCGCCCGCAGGAATGGACGCATGGCCCTACTGTGGCGCGCACAGGTCAGCGGCGCAACTGAGACGGAACAGACGGCGGTGTTCGCCACGGGTCCGTACCCCAGATCAGGCAGCTCAGTGGGGCGTAACGTCTCAGGATGAGGCATGTTCGGCGCCCGCCTTACCACGAACCTGGGCCGTTTTGGAAGCCGCGAGGAGGCCGCTTGCCGGGGAATGACCCCGCGCCGCCACGCCTATAGCCCGGCAACCCACGCCCTGGCCCTGGACGCCGCGGCCCGCGCCGAACGGCTGGACGGTCTGGCCTTCGGAGTGCGCGGGACAGGAAGGGAGCCGTAAGCCCACGGCTCCCCAGCTTCCCCCTGCTCAGTCCTTGACGAGTTCGATGCCGGCCAGTTCGTCCACCGGCAGGCCCCAGACGTTCATGGCGGCGATGAAGGGATCGGGGTCGAGCTGCTCGACGTTCCAGACGCCGGGCTGGAGCCACTGGCCCTGGAGCATGAGCATCGCGCCGATCATGGCGGGCACGCCGGTGGTGTACGAGACGCCCTGCGCCTGCACCTCGCGGTAGCACTCGGCGTGGTCCTTGACGTTGTAGACGAAATGGACCTTCTCCTCGCCGTCATGGCCGATGCCCTTGGCCTGCACGCCGATACAGGTCTGGCCGGTGTAGTTCTCGGCGAGCGACTCGGGCGCGGGCAGCACGGCCTTCAGGAACTCGATGGGCGCGACCTGCATCCCGCGGAACTCGATGGGCTCGATGCTCGTCATGCCGATGCCTTCCAGCACGCTCAGGTGCTTGATGTACGCCTCACCGAAGGTCATCCAGAAGCGCGCGCGTTTGATGGTCGGGAAGTGCTTGACGAGCGATTCGAGTTCCTCGTGGTACAGCACGTAGCTCTTGCGCGTGGCGACCTTGGGATAGTAGATGTCCTGCGAGAGTTCGAGGGGCTCGGTCTCGACCCACTCGCCGTTTTCCCAGTAGCGCCCGTTCGCGGTGATCTCGCGGATGTTGATCTCGGGGTTGAAGTTGGTGGCGAAGGCCTTGCCGTGGTTGCCGTTGTTGCAGTCCACGATGTCGAGGTAGTGGATTTCCTTGAAGTGGTGCTTGGCGTGGTGCGCGGTGAAGGCCTGAGTGGCGCCGGGGTCGAAGCCGCAGCCCAGCAGTGCCGTCAGGCCCTTCTCGCGGAAACGGTCCTGGTAGGCCCACTGCCACGAGTACTCGAACTTCGCCACGTCCTTGGGCTCGTAGTTGGCCGTGTCGAGGTAATGCACGCCGGTTTCCAGGCAGGCGTCCATGATCGTGAGGTCCTGGTAGGGCAGCGCCACGTTGATGACGAGTTCGGGCCCGAAACCCCGGATCAGCTCGACGAGCTGGGGCACGTCGTCGGCGTCCACCGTGGCGGTCGTGAAGACGGCCTTGCTGCCGGGCATGTGCTCGTGGATCTCGGCCACGATCTTGTCGGCCTTGGCGACCGTGCGGGTGGCGATCAGGACCTCGGTGAAGACCGTGTCGTTCTGGGCGCACTTCTTGGCGACGACGTTCGCCACGCCGCCCGCCCCGATGATGATGACCTTGCTCATGGGGCGCAGTGTACCCGACCCGCCGCCGGGGACCGTCAGCCGGGACTTGACAGAAGACTCAGGTGTCACTAAATTCATGACAGGTCAGGAGGCCTCCCCGTGAACCATCAGTACGCCGTCGCCGTGCATATCCTGTCGCTGCTCGACCACCAGCCCGCGTCCAGTTCGGAGGAACTGGCCGGCAGCGTGGGCGTGCATCCGGTCGTGATCCGGACCGTGACGGGCCTGCTGCGCCGCGCCGGCCTGCTGGAGACGCGCCGGGGCGTGCCGGGGGCGAGGCTCGCCCGCCCCCCGCGCGAGATCACGCTGCTCGACGTCTACCGCGCCGTGAACGCCCCCGAGCAGATGCTCAAGCACCACCCCAGGCCGAATGTCGCCTGTCCGGTGGGCGCGAACATCCAGGCGGTCCTCGACGCGACCTCGCGCCGCGCCCAGGACGCCCTGGAGGCCGAACTCGCGGCGCACAGCCTCGGGGACGTGCTGGGCGACCTCCAGACCCGCATAGAACAGATGTCCGCCCCCACCGCCGACTGATTTTTTTCGCCCAGGTGTAGATGTTTTGTCTACACCCCACGCCCGCCGCCCCGCGCGGCCCAGGAGTCTCCCATGACCAAGATCGCTGTTACCGCCGCCACCGGCCACCTCGGCCAGCTCACCGTGCAGGCCCTGCTCGACCGTGGGGTGCCGGCGGGCGACCTCGTCGCCATCGTGCGTGACCCCCAGAAGGCCCAGGCCATCGCCGCGCAGGGCGTGGAGGTGCGCCAGGCCGACTACACGCAGCCTGAGGGCTGGGCGCAGGCGCTCGCGGGGGTGGACCGCCTCCTGCTCATCAGCAGCAGCAGCATGGAGGACCGCGCCGGGCAGCACCGCACCGTGATCGAGGCCGCGAAGGCGGCGGGCGTGGAGCTGCTGGCCTACACCAGCCTGCTGAAGGCCGACACGGCGCAGATGTCGCTGGCCGCCGACCACCAGGCGACCGAGGCGATCCTGAAGGAGAGCGGCGTGCCCTACGTGCTGCTGCGCAACGGCTGGTACCTGGAGAACTACAACGCGGCGCAGTCGCTGGGCGCGGGCGCGGTGCTGGGCGCGGCGGGCGAGGGCCGCATCAACGCCGCCTCGCGCCGCGACTACGCCGAGGCCGCCGCCGCCGTCCTGAGCACGGAGGGCCACGCGGGCAGGACCTACGAACTGGGCGGCGACCAGGGCTTCACGCTGGCCGAACTGGCCGCCGAAATCGGGCGCCAGGGCGGCAAGGACGTGGCCTACCACGACCTGCCCGAAGGCGAGTACGAAAAGACCCTGGAAGGCTTCGGCCTGCCCACCCCCGTCGCGCAGATGCTCGCCAGCAGCGACAGCGGCGTGAAGCGCGGCGAACTGGCGACCGGCAGCAGCGACCTGCGCGACCTCATCGGCCGGCCCACGACCACGCTGGCCCAGGGCGTGGCCGCCCAGCTCGGCAACTGATCCAGCAACGTCCGGGGCCCGGAGCCCCGTGAGAAGGGAGAAGCCCCGACGGCCACCGAACGGTCGGGGCTTCTCCCTTTCGGTCGGGACTGCGCTTCAGACTGGACGGACCCGCCGCCTTCGCGCCTCTTCCCCTCTCCTGTCTCCCGGGGGCATCCTGTCCCTCTGCACCTTCCGGCCATGCTCTAGGCTGGGGCGCGTGACCGGTCTGACCCCCAAGACGCCCCTCCGCGAGACCACCCCAGAGCAACGGGCGCGTTCGGCCCGCACGTTCTGGATCATCCTGGTGGGGTTCGTGACGCTCGTGGGGGCGGCCGTCGCCTACGCGGCCTGGGGGGGACGGCAGGTGCGCGACTACGGGCAGGCGGTCTACGCCGCCGCGACCCGCACGCCGCCCCAGACCGCCGTGTCCTACGACGTGCCCTGCGCCCAGGTGCTGCCCGGCGTCGCCGCGCCCGGCCGGGTCCAGAGCTGCGTGGCCGAGTTCCGCAGCGGGCAGGTGGCGGTCGTGCTGTCGGCCGAGGGGGGCCGGCAGTACCGCGTGCCCCGTTGAGGCGACGGCCTCCGGACCGGACCGCCCTTCCGGGGGGACATCCGTGAAGCCTTTTCTCATGGCTCCGTCCCTGCTGACCGGTAGGTTAGATGTGTCCACGACGCCCTCTTTCCGCAAGGAGCAGCCCCCATGAGCAGCGAAAAAGTCTTCAAGCCCAGCGAGCCCGGCGACATGCAGTCGCCCAAGTCCAGCAGCACGGTCCTGACCAACAGTGCAGGCAACCCGGTCGCCAACAACCAGAACTCGGTGACGGCCGGGCCGCGCGGCCCGGTGCTGCTTCAGGACCATCACCTGCTCGAGCGCATGGCGATCTTCAACCGTGAGCGCGTGCCCGAGCGCGTGGTGCATGCCAAGGGCAGCGGGGCCTTCGGGACCTTCACGGTGACGGCCGACATCACGAAGTACACCAACGCCGCGCTGTTCAGCGAGGTGGGCAAGCAGTGCCGCATGCTCGCGCGCTTCTCGACCGTGGCGGGCGAGCACGGCTTCGCCGACACGGTGCGTGACCCGCGCGGCTTCTCGCTGAAGTTCTATACCGAGGAAGGCAACTGGGACATGGTCGGCAACAACACGCCCGTGTTCTTCGTGCGCGACGGCATCAAGTTCCAGGACTTCATCCACTCGCAGAAGCGCCACCCCGTGACCGACCGCCGCAGCGAGACGATGATGTTCGACTTCTGGAGCCTGAGCCCCGAGAGCATGCACCAAGTCGTGTACATGTTCGGGGACCGGGGCATTCCGCGCAGCTACCGCCACATGAACGGCTACAGCAGCCACACCTACAGCCTGTGGAACGACGCGGGCGAGCGCTACTACGTCAAGTGGCACTTCCACACCCAGCAGGGCGTGCAGAACCTGACCGAGGACGAGGCGACCGAGATCGCGGGCAAGAACCCCGACTTCCACCGCCAGGACCTGTTCTCGGCCATCGAGAAGGGCGACTACCCCAAATGGAAGGTCAGCATCCAGGTGATGCCCGAGGCCGAGGCCGAGACCTACCACATCCACCCCTTCGACCTGACGAAGACCTGGCCGCACGCCGACTACCCCCTGATGGAAGTGGGCGAGTTCGAGCTCAATGAGAACCCGGTGAACTTCTTCGCGCAGATCGAGCAGTCGGCCTTCGAGCCGAGCAACGCGCCGCGCGGTTTCGGGTTCAGCCCCGACAAGATGCTCCAGGCCCGCCTGATGAGCTACGCCGACGCCCACCGCTACCGCATCGGCGTGAACTACGCGGCGCTGCCGGTCAACCACGCCGTCTCGCCGGTCCACACCTACCACAAGGACGGCCAGACGCACTTCGACCTCAACCAGGGCGGCCAGCCGGTGTACGA encodes:
- the miaA gene encoding tRNA (adenosine(37)-N6)-dimethylallyltransferase MiaA; its protein translation is MPPLLPAPIPILTAPTASGKTALALDLARQSAAAGLPVEIVAADAFTVYRGLDIGTAKPSAAERAAVPHHLLDVADVTDDYSVADYTRAAERAIADILARGARPLVVGGTGFYLTALTRGLPLTPPADVAARTLVEAELEARGLDALLADIAAENPAEAARMERNPRRVVRALEIRRRTGKYPGEFGHAPPAFAYRVVAFSPEDAELTARVAERTRAMLAGGWPEEAQWLAGQVDPLREPRPTAWQALGYREALAVARGDLDPEDAATRIALATRQYTRRQLTWTRRQLGAEVRTPGAAQAQLRALLSERWPGRRLGG
- a CDS encoding Hsp20/alpha crystallin family protein; this translates as MNEPVLSRLQHLMSLREEVESLSRGGRWVPAADWCDAGTHLELWVDVPGVAAESLTLSEEGQHVTVSGEREPLTRLISGDRPGGHFDLTLTFPEEVLPQSGQASLAQGVLTVRFEKRYPTIDVRSEQQD
- a CDS encoding PQQ-dependent sugar dehydrogenase, translated to MRKLLWMAAALATSGLGVASAQTPDLKVPDGFKVSLYAEGLSQPRFMAVAPNGDIFLSEPRSGTVLVLPDRNKDGKADSKATFASGLNQPHGLAFHNGYLYVANTDGVVRFAYKTGDTKATGSAQKLVSLPGGGGHWTRTVEFGPDGKMYVATGSTCNVCEESDTKRASVWVYDADGKNGKPYATGLRNPVGIEWNGGTLYATNNGRDQLGDNIPPEGFYKLKAGGFYGWPYCYTTQAGQPQVWDKDFGRKSAATCQDATPAFALTTAHSAPLGLAFYDGGSFPAAYKGQMFVALHGSWNRSTKSGFKVVQVDPKSGKVSDFMTGFLKGQTAQGRPVDLVVAPDGALLVTDDGEGRVWRVQAQ
- the aroA gene encoding 3-phosphoshikimate 1-carboxyvinyltransferase, translated to MSTDGLPETFDVVVHPARELRGELRAQPSKNYTTRYLLAAALAPGETRVVGVATSEDAHAMLRCLADWGAGITHIGDDVVVRGFGASPRPGVTLNPGNAGAVARFLMGVAALTTGTTFVTDYPDSLGRRPQGDLLEALSRLGARVESEDGRLPLSISGPVRGGAAQVSAERSSQYASALMFLAPLLPGGLDLHLTGDIKSHAPLRQTLDTLEAFGVRASASDDLSRISVPGGQRYRPGRVLVPGDYPGSAAILAAAALLPGEVRLSNLREHDLQGEREALDVLREMGADLTRAGDAVTVRGGRPLRAVTRDGDGFTDAVQALSAAAALAGGTTTWENVATLRLKECDRISDTRRELQRLGLEVSETADSLSITGAPRLAGDVTADGHGDHRMIMLLTLLGLKADAPVRITGAHHIRKSYPQFFGHLEALGARFDYLPTERH
- a CDS encoding DUF1572 family protein, producing the protein MSEVAELYLSDVRARMRSVKVLGEGALSQLRAEEWHIPLVPEGNSAAVLVTHLAGNMHSRWGALRGGYAPGAEGETPGRDRDAEFVEGQEAPAELRARWEDGWAVFLDALDVLTPADLTRELTIRGEAHSVLAAVQRQVAHYSGHVYQLILLVRTLRGQEWQTLSIARGGSAAYNVAMTAEKDTAR
- a CDS encoding glycerophosphodiester phosphodiesterase, translating into MRPFLRAALLGLATLLAGCAAPKPEAAANPYLRARPLNIAHQGGEALWPSNTLLAYRNAAALGVGMIETDMHATRDGALVLSHDETLDRLTDRAGRIADLTLAQVRAADAGYRLTPAGASGFPFRGRGVQVATVDELLGDVPALPLTIEIKQVSPSLAAPLCRKLRAAGATGRVIVASFSDAALNDFRAACPEVLTSMTERELRPLVLLSKVGLSRLARAPGQVAQVPVRGGGVTVVTPAFVRAMHARGVAVQVWTIDDPAEMRRLVGLGVDGIITNRPDLLNTVLEETK
- a CDS encoding saccharopine dehydrogenase family protein produces the protein MSKVIIIGAGGVANVVAKKCAQNDTVFTEVLIATRTVAKADKIVAEIHEHMPGSKAVFTTATVDADDVPQLVELIRGFGPELVINVALPYQDLTIMDACLETGVHYLDTANYEPKDVAKFEYSWQWAYQDRFREKGLTALLGCGFDPGATQAFTAHHAKHHFKEIHYLDIVDCNNGNHGKAFATNFNPEINIREITANGRYWENGEWVETEPLELSQDIYYPKVATRKSYVLYHEELESLVKHFPTIKRARFWMTFGEAYIKHLSVLEGIGMTSIEPIEFRGMQVAPIEFLKAVLPAPESLAENYTGQTCIGVQAKGIGHDGEEKVHFVYNVKDHAECYREVQAQGVSYTTGVPAMIGAMLMLQGQWLQPGVWNVEQLDPDPFIAAMNVWGLPVDELAGIELVKD
- a CDS encoding Rrf2 family transcriptional regulator — its product is MNHQYAVAVHILSLLDHQPASSSEELAGSVGVHPVVIRTVTGLLRRAGLLETRRGVPGARLARPPREITLLDVYRAVNAPEQMLKHHPRPNVACPVGANIQAVLDATSRRAQDALEAELAAHSLGDVLGDLQTRIEQMSAPTAD
- a CDS encoding SDR family oxidoreductase; this encodes MTKIAVTAATGHLGQLTVQALLDRGVPAGDLVAIVRDPQKAQAIAAQGVEVRQADYTQPEGWAQALAGVDRLLLISSSSMEDRAGQHRTVIEAAKAAGVELLAYTSLLKADTAQMSLAADHQATEAILKESGVPYVLLRNGWYLENYNAAQSLGAGAVLGAAGEGRINAASRRDYAEAAAAVLSTEGHAGRTYELGGDQGFTLAELAAEIGRQGGKDVAYHDLPEGEYEKTLEGFGLPTPVAQMLASSDSGVKRGELATGSSDLRDLIGRPTTTLAQGVAAQLGN
- a CDS encoding catalase gives rise to the protein MSSEKVFKPSEPGDMQSPKSSSTVLTNSAGNPVANNQNSVTAGPRGPVLLQDHHLLERMAIFNRERVPERVVHAKGSGAFGTFTVTADITKYTNAALFSEVGKQCRMLARFSTVAGEHGFADTVRDPRGFSLKFYTEEGNWDMVGNNTPVFFVRDGIKFQDFIHSQKRHPVTDRRSETMMFDFWSLSPESMHQVVYMFGDRGIPRSYRHMNGYSSHTYSLWNDAGERYYVKWHFHTQQGVQNLTEDEATEIAGKNPDFHRQDLFSAIEKGDYPKWKVSIQVMPEAEAETYHIHPFDLTKTWPHADYPLMEVGEFELNENPVNFFAQIEQSAFEPSNAPRGFGFSPDKMLQARLMSYADAHRYRIGVNYAALPVNHAVSPVHTYHKDGQTHFDLNQGGQPVYEPNSFGGPVQDDQRPAEPALRIDGNAARYDWPKTDEDYFAQPGELFRLLDEAEQGRMYDNFARHLGGAPDFIQQRYLGLLDKVDPKLGAGVRVSLKKPEFTAEPEIRTILTEKHTNAAGGTQRPQRDAVGADD